In a genomic window of Telopea speciosissima isolate NSW1024214 ecotype Mountain lineage chromosome 5, Tspe_v1, whole genome shotgun sequence:
- the LOC122661139 gene encoding probable calcium-binding protein CML41: MATTVSKPSLGKWFSNNKSFRISFERLYPSKSDLSSRNFSLPKSELIATTTTPRSTPRDRSRKDELREVFGYFDTDGDGKISAHELRSYFASIGEYISLKEAQGVINDLDADGDNLINLEDFMKLMEREGGHDEDLRRAFEMFEVEKGSGCITPKGLQKMFRRLGDEISHEECKAMIKIFDVDGDGVLGFHEFQQMMA, translated from the coding sequence ATGGCAACTACTGTTTCCAAGCCATCATTAGGTAAATGGTTCTCCAACAACAAGAGTTTCAGAATAAGCTTCGAACGCCTTTATCCTTCCAAATCTGACCTGTCAAGTCGTAATTTCTCTTTACCTAAGTCTGAGCTTattgctactactactactccaAGAAGTACACCCAGAGACCGATCAAGGAAGGATGAACTCCGAGAAGTATTTGGTTACTTCGACACGGATGGCGACGGAAAAATCTCAGCTCATGAACTCAGATCTTACTTTGCATCCATAGGGGAGTACATATCGCTCAAGGAGGCTCAAGGTGTGATCAATGATCTTGATGCAGACGGCGACAATTTGATCAATTTAGAGGATTTTATGAAGTTGATGGAACGTGAAGGTGGACATGATGAGGATCTTAGACGAGCTTTTGAGATGTTTGAAGTGGAGAAGGGGTCAGGGTGTATTACTCCAAAGGGATTGCAGAAGATGTTCAGACGCCTTGGAGATGAAATATCACATGAAGAGTGCAAGGCCATGATAAAGATATTCGACgtcgatggtgatggtgttctTGGTTTCCATGAATTCCAGCAGATGATGGCTTAA